Proteins from a genomic interval of Hydrogenophaga sp. PAMC20947:
- the lysS gene encoding lysine--tRNA ligase, which translates to MTQAPTPTAQPVAVDENQLIAERREKLKALREVQRQGGAVAFPNDFKPADKAAALFATHGEATKEALEATPVRASVAGRMMLKRVMGKASFATLQDASLGESGGRIQIYLNNESVGEAVHAGFKHWDLGDIVAAEGVLFKTRTGELTIHADNIRLLTKSLRPLPDKFHGINDQEIKYRQRYVDLMTDEVSRRRFVTRSKTLSCIREFMVSHAFLEVETPMLHPIPGGAIAKPFETHHNALDQAMFLRIAPELYLKRLLVGGFDRVFEINRSFRNEGISVRHNPEFTMMEFYAAYWNYQDLMDFNEQLIRHVVLQVHGDTPLSYNGKPVDVMAPFERLTIREAILKYTDAGDGVDQPEWLLPQLKKLGLSEAKHQLSGRSLSSLQVLYFEETVEEKLWNPTFIMDHPTEISPLARANDANPEVTERFELYITGREFGNAFSELNDAEDQAARFHAQVASKEGGDDEAMHFDADFIRALEYGMPPAGGCGIGIDRLMMLLTDSPSIRDVILFPALRREA; encoded by the coding sequence ATGACACAAGCACCCACTCCCACCGCCCAACCTGTTGCCGTTGACGAAAACCAGCTCATTGCCGAGCGCCGCGAAAAGCTCAAGGCTTTGCGTGAAGTGCAGCGGCAGGGAGGGGCGGTTGCATTCCCCAACGATTTCAAGCCAGCCGACAAGGCCGCAGCCCTGTTCGCGACCCACGGCGAGGCCACCAAGGAAGCGCTGGAAGCCACGCCGGTGCGCGCCAGTGTCGCTGGCCGGATGATGCTCAAGCGCGTGATGGGCAAGGCCAGCTTTGCCACTTTGCAAGACGCCTCTCTGGGTGAGAGCGGTGGCCGCATCCAGATTTACCTGAACAATGAAAGCGTTGGCGAAGCGGTGCACGCGGGGTTCAAGCACTGGGACCTGGGCGATATCGTGGCGGCCGAAGGCGTGCTGTTCAAAACCCGCACCGGTGAGCTCACCATCCACGCCGACAACATCCGGCTGTTGACCAAAAGCCTGCGGCCGCTGCCCGACAAGTTCCACGGTATCAACGACCAGGAGATCAAATACCGCCAGCGTTATGTGGATCTGATGACCGACGAGGTTTCGCGCCGCCGTTTTGTGACGCGCAGCAAAACCCTTTCCTGCATCCGCGAATTCATGGTGAGCCATGCCTTCCTGGAAGTCGAGACCCCCATGCTGCACCCGATCCCGGGTGGTGCCATCGCCAAGCCCTTCGAGACGCACCACAACGCGCTTGATCAGGCCATGTTCCTGCGCATCGCGCCCGAGCTGTACCTGAAGCGATTGCTGGTGGGCGGCTTCGATCGCGTGTTCGAAATCAACCGCAGCTTCCGCAACGAAGGCATCAGCGTTCGCCACAACCCCGAGTTCACCATGATGGAGTTCTACGCGGCGTACTGGAACTACCAGGACCTGATGGACTTCAACGAGCAGCTGATCCGCCATGTGGTGCTTCAGGTGCATGGCGACACGCCGCTGAGTTACAACGGAAAGCCTGTCGATGTGATGGCGCCTTTTGAGCGCCTGACCATTCGCGAAGCGATCCTGAAGTACACCGATGCCGGCGACGGTGTGGACCAGCCCGAATGGCTGCTGCCCCAGCTCAAGAAGCTGGGCCTTTCGGAGGCCAAACACCAACTGAGCGGCCGCAGCCTGTCCAGCCTGCAGGTGTTGTACTTTGAAGAGACGGTGGAAGAAAAGCTGTGGAATCCCACTTTCATCATGGACCACCCCACCGAGATCTCGCCACTGGCACGGGCCAACGACGCGAACCCGGAGGTGACCGAGCGCTTCGAGCTGTACATCACCGGCCGCGAGTTTGGCAATGCCTTTTCGGAGCTGAACGACGCCGAAGACCAGGCCGCCCGCTTCCACGCCCAGGTGGCCAGCAAAGAAGGCGGTGATGACGAGGCCATGCATTTTGATGCCGACTTCATCCGCGCCCTGGAATACGGCATGCCACCCGCCGGTGGTTGCGGCATCGGTATCGACCGCCTGATGATGTTGCTGACCGACAGCCCCAGCATCCGCGACGTGATCTTGTTCCCGGCACTGCGCCGCGAAGCCTGA
- a CDS encoding replication-associated recombination protein A, protein MSAASSPPGHQPLAERLRPRELSEVIGQRHVLGEGMALRLAFESGQPHSCILWGPPGVGKTTIARLMATAFDAQFITISAVLGGVKDIREAVDKAELARAGLMAQRTIVFVDEVHRFNKNQQDAFLPHVESGLFTFIGATTENPSFEVNSALLSRAAVYVLQPLGEEDLRQLFARAQALGAIPAVQTAAADRLIAYADGDARRLLNTLETLAVAATREKLEEVTDEWLMRVLGERMRRYDKGGEQFYDTISALHKSIRGSDPDAALYWFVRMLDGGAEPRYLSRRLIRMASEDIGLADPRALRMALDAADVYERLGTPEGELALAECVVYLAVAPKSNAVYKAFNEAKAFVKKDGTRPVPMHLRNAPTKLMKDLDYGKGYRYAHDESGGFAAGENYLPEGMAAPDFYRPVERGLEIRIADKLRDLKNRNHQSG, encoded by the coding sequence GTGAGCGCCGCTTCATCGCCACCGGGGCACCAGCCCCTGGCCGAGCGGCTCCGGCCGCGCGAGCTGTCCGAGGTGATTGGTCAGCGGCATGTGCTCGGAGAGGGCATGGCTTTGCGGCTGGCCTTCGAGTCGGGGCAGCCCCACAGTTGCATCCTGTGGGGCCCGCCAGGCGTGGGCAAGACGACCATTGCGCGCCTGATGGCCACGGCGTTTGACGCCCAGTTCATCACCATCAGCGCGGTGTTGGGCGGTGTCAAAGACATTCGCGAAGCGGTGGACAAGGCCGAGCTCGCCCGCGCCGGGCTGATGGCCCAGCGCACCATCGTGTTTGTGGACGAGGTGCACCGTTTCAACAAAAACCAGCAAGACGCCTTCTTGCCGCATGTGGAGAGTGGCCTCTTCACTTTCATCGGTGCGACCACCGAGAACCCGTCCTTCGAAGTCAATTCGGCTTTGCTTTCGCGTGCCGCGGTGTATGTGCTCCAGCCCCTGGGTGAAGAAGATCTGCGCCAATTGTTTGCGCGGGCCCAGGCACTGGGGGCGATCCCTGCGGTGCAAACGGCAGCAGCCGATCGCCTGATCGCTTATGCCGATGGCGATGCCCGGCGATTGCTCAACACGCTGGAGACGCTGGCCGTGGCCGCCACCCGTGAAAAACTGGAGGAAGTGACGGACGAATGGCTCATGCGTGTGCTGGGCGAGCGCATGCGCCGGTACGACAAAGGCGGCGAGCAGTTTTACGACACCATCAGTGCGCTGCACAAAAGCATACGCGGCTCCGACCCGGACGCCGCCCTGTATTGGTTTGTGCGCATGCTCGATGGTGGTGCAGAGCCGCGCTACCTCTCCCGCCGCCTCATCCGCATGGCCAGCGAAGACATCGGGCTGGCCGATCCCCGTGCCTTGCGCATGGCGCTGGATGCCGCCGATGTCTACGAGCGGCTGGGCACACCAGAAGGTGAGTTGGCGTTGGCCGAGTGTGTGGTGTACCTGGCCGTTGCACCCAAGTCGAACGCTGTCTACAAAGCCTTCAACGAAGCCAAGGCATTTGTGAAGAAAGACGGCACACGGCCCGTGCCCATGCATCTGCGCAATGCCCCGACCAAGCTCATGAAAGATCTGGACTACGGCAAAGGCTACCGCTACGCCCACGACGAGTCGGGCGGGTTTGCCGCAGGCGAAAACTACCTGCCCGAGGGCATGGCCGCGCCGGATTTTTACCGGCCGGTGGAGCGGGGCCTGGAGATCCGGATCGCCGATAAGCTGCGCGACCTTAAGAATCGCAATCATCAATCTGGCTAA
- a CDS encoding YitT family protein → MAHTVTSLKRRAPGLRSGKPRRAQARASDSTPAPRSGAKAPTQPIQPSLLSRHSWLEDAHALIAGSLFVALGMTMLGHAGLLTGGVAGAAFLASYATGLNFGLFFFLFSLPFFVLSWFRLGKEFTFKSFFAVALVSLCTAVAPQVVRFEFLNPWVASVLGGILIGFGLLALLRHRASVGGVNILAQWLQQAKGFSAGKVQMSVDVVVVLTALVVVPPERVAQSVVGAVAIGAILALNHRPGRYLGV, encoded by the coding sequence ATGGCCCACACCGTTACCTCGCTCAAAAGGCGGGCGCCCGGCCTTCGCAGCGGCAAACCACGCCGCGCCCAAGCCCGCGCCTCTGACTCAACCCCCGCACCGCGCTCTGGCGCCAAGGCACCCACCCAGCCAATCCAGCCGTCCCTGCTCTCCCGCCACTCCTGGCTGGAAGACGCCCACGCCCTCATTGCCGGCTCGCTCTTCGTCGCCCTGGGCATGACCATGTTGGGCCATGCCGGGCTGCTCACCGGCGGCGTGGCTGGCGCGGCCTTTCTGGCCAGCTACGCCACTGGGCTGAACTTCGGCCTGTTCTTCTTCCTGTTCAGCCTGCCATTTTTCGTTTTGTCATGGTTTCGGCTGGGCAAGGAATTCACCTTCAAGAGTTTCTTCGCGGTGGCGCTGGTCTCGTTGTGCACCGCCGTGGCGCCCCAGGTGGTGCGCTTCGAGTTCCTCAACCCCTGGGTGGCCTCGGTGTTGGGTGGCATTCTGATCGGTTTCGGCCTGCTTGCCCTGCTGCGCCACCGTGCCAGCGTGGGCGGCGTCAACATCCTGGCCCAGTGGCTGCAGCAGGCAAAAGGCTTCAGCGCCGGAAAAGTGCAGATGTCGGTGGACGTGGTGGTCGTGCTCACCGCGCTGGTGGTGGTGCCGCCCGAACGCGTCGCTCAATCGGTGGTGGGTGCCGTGGCCATTGGCGCCATCCTGGCGCTGAACCACCGGCCGGGGCGGTATTTGGGGGTTTGA
- a CDS encoding branched-chain amino acid ABC transporter permease produces the protein MDVLLQQIINGLVLGSMYALVALGYTMVYGIIGLINFAHGEVLMVGALTSWTLIGWMTEAWTGMPGWLILLTATLIAMVVCGGLNFMIEKLAYRRLRNSPRLAPLITAIGMSLLLQTIAMMIWEPRPHSYPSMLSTEPFHLGGAVISVTQVTILATTAITLALLMWLVNHTNLGRAMRATAENPRVAALMGIKPDMVISATFVIGAMLAAIAGVMWASNYGTVQFAMGFMPGLKSFVAAVMGGIGNLAGAVVGGILLGLIESLGAGYLGKLTGGVLGSQYSDIFAFVMLALVLTLRPSGLLGERVADRA, from the coding sequence ATGGACGTTTTACTGCAGCAGATCATCAATGGTCTGGTCCTGGGCAGTATGTATGCCTTGGTGGCCCTCGGATACACCATGGTGTACGGGATCATCGGGCTGATCAACTTTGCCCACGGTGAAGTTCTGATGGTGGGTGCGCTCACCAGCTGGACGCTTATCGGCTGGATGACCGAAGCCTGGACGGGCATGCCCGGCTGGCTTATTTTGTTGACGGCCACCCTGATTGCGATGGTGGTTTGCGGCGGACTCAACTTCATGATTGAGAAGCTGGCCTATCGCCGGCTGCGGAACTCGCCGCGCCTCGCTCCGCTGATCACCGCCATCGGTATGTCGCTCCTGCTGCAAACCATTGCGATGATGATCTGGGAGCCCCGGCCCCACTCGTATCCTTCCATGCTGTCCACAGAGCCGTTCCATCTGGGTGGTGCCGTGATTTCGGTGACGCAGGTGACGATTCTGGCCACCACTGCGATCACGCTGGCGCTGTTGATGTGGCTGGTGAACCACACCAACCTCGGGCGTGCCATGCGCGCCACCGCCGAAAACCCCCGCGTCGCCGCACTCATGGGCATCAAACCCGACATGGTGATTTCGGCCACCTTCGTCATCGGCGCCATGTTGGCTGCGATTGCGGGCGTGATGTGGGCTTCGAACTACGGCACCGTGCAGTTCGCCATGGGCTTCATGCCCGGCTTGAAGTCCTTTGTGGCCGCTGTGATGGGTGGCATTGGCAACCTGGCCGGGGCCGTGGTCGGCGGCATCCTTTTGGGCTTGATCGAATCGCTGGGCGCTGGCTACCTTGGCAAGCTCACCGGCGGTGTGCTGGGCAGCCAATACTCGGATATCTTTGCCTTCGTGATGTTGGCGCTGGTGTTGACTCTGCGGCCGTCGGGCTTGCTGGGTGAACGCGTGGCCGATCGCGCCTGA
- the rpoH gene encoding RNA polymerase sigma factor RpoH has translation MSAALATTALPTASLAVGSPWASRSLTLPPLGNLDAYISAVNRMPMLTLEEEQSAARRLRDDNDIDAAGQLVLSHLRLVVSIARQYLGYGLPHGDLIQEGNVGLMKAVKRFDPDQGVRLVSYAMHWIKAEIHEYVLKNWRMVKMATTKAQRKLFFNLRSKKQGFRSEALDGDTHREAFSDDEVSIVARDLNVKPEEVREMEMRLSGGDVVLDPGPGDDSEDRFGPIAFLTDSAHEPTAMLESAQRDLLASEGIAQALVALDDRSRRIVSERWLKVNDDGSGGMTLHELAAVYGVSAERVRQIEVAAMKKMRKTLAEYA, from the coding sequence ATGTCCGCTGCACTTGCCACCACCGCTTTGCCGACCGCCTCACTGGCCGTTGGGAGCCCGTGGGCGAGCCGGTCGCTCACCCTGCCGCCCCTGGGCAACCTTGACGCCTATATTTCTGCGGTGAACCGCATGCCTATGCTCACGCTTGAGGAAGAGCAAAGCGCCGCCCGCCGCCTGCGCGACGACAACGACATCGACGCTGCGGGTCAGTTGGTGCTGTCTCACCTGCGCCTGGTGGTGTCCATCGCCCGCCAATACCTGGGTTACGGCCTGCCCCATGGCGACCTGATCCAGGAAGGCAACGTTGGCCTGATGAAAGCAGTCAAGCGCTTCGACCCCGATCAGGGCGTGCGCCTGGTGAGCTATGCCATGCACTGGATCAAGGCCGAGATTCACGAATACGTGCTGAAGAACTGGCGCATGGTCAAAATGGCCACCACCAAGGCCCAGCGCAAGCTCTTCTTCAATCTGCGCTCCAAGAAACAAGGCTTCCGTTCGGAAGCGCTCGATGGCGACACCCACCGCGAGGCCTTCTCGGACGATGAGGTCAGCATCGTCGCGCGCGACCTCAACGTCAAGCCTGAAGAAGTGCGCGAAATGGAAATGCGCCTCTCCGGTGGCGACGTGGTGCTTGATCCCGGTCCGGGCGACGACAGCGAAGACCGCTTCGGCCCCATCGCCTTCCTGACCGATTCGGCCCACGAGCCCACAGCCATGCTCGAGTCGGCCCAGCGAGACCTGCTGGCCAGCGAAGGCATTGCCCAGGCCTTGGTTGCGCTGGACGACCGCTCGCGCCGCATCGTCTCCGAGCGCTGGCTCAAGGTCAACGACGACGGCTCGGGTGGCATGACGCTGCACGAGCTGGCCGCCGTATATGGCGTGAGTGCCGAGCGCGTGCGCCAGATCGAAGTGGCGGCCATGAAGAAAATGCGCAAGACACTGGCCGAATACGCCTGA
- a CDS encoding ABC transporter ATP-binding protein, which produces MKTKTGKIVAFVLAAIALLVLPILLQSTGSNSWVRIVDLALLYVLLALGLNIVVGYAGLLDLGYIAFFAVGAYIYALFDSSHLIDTFPAMKAMFPNGTHVSIWIVMVVAAVVAGLVGMILGAPTLKLRGDYLAIITLGFGEIVRIFLLNLDRPINITNGPRGISQIDAIDTFGVDFAQRLTVGNYTFEPVTMYYYLFMFFVVMAVILSYRLQDSRIGRAWMAIREDEIAAKAMGLNTRNLKLLAFGMGASFGGVSGVLFASFQRFVSPESFSLMESVMVVAMVVLGGIGHIPGVILGALLLAGLPEVLRHVAGPLSQMTDGRLAPEILRQLLIALAMVLVMLLRPKGLWPSPEHGKSLSK; this is translated from the coding sequence ATGAAAACGAAAACCGGCAAAATCGTTGCCTTTGTGCTCGCAGCCATCGCGCTGCTGGTATTGCCCATACTGTTGCAGTCCACCGGCAGCAACTCCTGGGTGCGCATCGTCGACTTGGCGCTGCTCTATGTGTTGCTGGCCTTGGGGCTGAACATTGTGGTGGGTTACGCGGGCCTGCTTGACCTGGGCTACATCGCCTTCTTTGCGGTGGGCGCCTACATCTATGCGCTCTTTGACTCGAGCCACCTGATCGATACGTTTCCAGCGATGAAGGCCATGTTCCCCAACGGGACCCATGTCAGCATCTGGATTGTGATGGTTGTGGCGGCGGTGGTCGCAGGGCTGGTGGGCATGATTCTGGGCGCGCCCACACTCAAGCTGCGTGGCGATTACCTGGCCATCATCACCTTGGGCTTCGGCGAGATCGTCCGGATCTTCCTGCTGAACCTGGACCGCCCGATCAACATCACCAACGGGCCCAGAGGTATCAGCCAGATTGATGCCATTGACACCTTTGGGGTGGATTTTGCCCAGCGATTGACGGTGGGCAACTACACCTTCGAGCCCGTGACCATGTACTACTACCTGTTCATGTTCTTTGTGGTGATGGCGGTGATCTTGTCTTACCGTTTGCAAGACTCCCGCATCGGTCGGGCCTGGATGGCGATTCGCGAAGACGAGATCGCGGCCAAGGCCATGGGCTTGAATACCCGCAACCTGAAGCTGCTCGCTTTCGGCATGGGTGCGTCGTTTGGCGGCGTGTCGGGCGTGTTGTTCGCCTCCTTCCAGCGCTTCGTGTCACCCGAGTCGTTCTCCCTGATGGAGTCGGTGATGGTGGTGGCCATGGTGGTGCTGGGCGGTATTGGCCATATCCCTGGTGTGATTCTGGGTGCCCTGCTGCTGGCCGGTTTGCCCGAGGTGTTGCGCCATGTGGCGGGCCCGTTGTCGCAAATGACCGATGGCCGCCTGGCGCCTGAGATCTTGCGCCAGCTGTTGATCGCCCTGGCCATGGTGCTGGTGATGCTGCTGCGCCCCAAAGGCTTGTGGCCGTCGCCCGAGCATGGCAAATCGTTGAGCAAATAA
- a CDS encoding ABC transporter ATP-binding protein, protein MANTLLKVSGLKVAYGGIKAVKGVDLEVHEGELISLIGSNGAGKTTTMKAITGSLGFEAGDIEYLGESIKGRGPWDLVRQGLVMVPEGRGVFTRMSITENLQMGAYIRKDKEGIAKDIERMFGIFPRLRERKDQLAGTMSGGEQQMLAMARALMSQPKVLLLDEPSMGLSPIMVDKIFEVVRDVAAQGVTILLVEQNAQRALQIAARGYVMDSGEITMTGTGKDLLVDPRVREAYLGH, encoded by the coding sequence ATGGCAAACACATTACTCAAAGTCAGCGGCCTGAAGGTCGCGTATGGCGGTATCAAGGCGGTCAAGGGCGTTGATCTGGAAGTCCATGAAGGCGAGCTGATTTCGTTGATCGGCTCCAATGGGGCGGGCAAAACCACCACCATGAAAGCCATCACGGGCTCCCTGGGTTTCGAAGCGGGCGACATCGAATACCTGGGCGAAAGCATCAAGGGGCGCGGCCCCTGGGATCTGGTTCGCCAAGGCCTGGTCATGGTGCCTGAAGGCCGCGGTGTGTTCACCCGCATGAGCATCACCGAAAACCTGCAAATGGGCGCTTACATCCGCAAGGACAAGGAAGGCATCGCCAAGGATATCGAGCGCATGTTCGGCATCTTCCCGCGCTTGCGCGAGCGCAAAGACCAGCTGGCAGGCACCATGAGCGGTGGTGAGCAGCAGATGCTGGCCATGGCGCGTGCGCTGATGAGCCAGCCCAAGGTTTTGTTGCTCGACGAGCCATCCATGGGCCTCTCGCCCATCATGGTGGACAAGATTTTTGAAGTGGTGCGTGATGTGGCCGCCCAGGGCGTGACCATTTTGCTGGTGGAGCAAAACGCCCAGCGCGCGCTGCAGATCGCTGCCCGCGGGTATGTGATGGATTCGGGCGAAATCACCATGACCGGTACCGGCAAAGACCTGCTGGTGGACCCGAGGGTGCGCGAGGCTTACCTGGGGCACTGA
- the lolA gene encoding outer membrane lipoprotein chaperone LolA has protein sequence MNLFLRYLPAVATSAALVFAVLPARADGLAELDQFLREVSSAQSSFTQVVTSPKRAKETVARTKTSSGRFEFLRPGRFRFEYTKPFEQTIVADGETLWLYDVDLNQVTARQQKDVLGSTPAALIASGTDLKGLGQAFDLQSAPASEGIEWVDAKPRQSDGQLKSVRVGFRSGQLAELQIVDSLGQRSVLTFADWKGNVPLKAERFRFQPPAGADVIRP, from the coding sequence ATGAATCTGTTTCTTCGATACCTGCCCGCCGTGGCCACTTCCGCCGCGCTGGTCTTCGCTGTTTTGCCTGCCCGTGCAGACGGTCTCGCCGAGCTGGATCAATTCCTGCGCGAGGTGAGCAGCGCACAGTCCAGCTTCACCCAGGTGGTGACCTCGCCCAAAAGGGCCAAGGAAACCGTGGCACGCACCAAAACGTCGAGCGGGCGCTTCGAGTTCTTGCGCCCAGGCCGGTTCCGTTTTGAGTACACCAAACCGTTTGAGCAAACCATCGTCGCCGATGGAGAGACCCTGTGGCTGTATGACGTGGATCTCAACCAGGTCACAGCCCGCCAGCAAAAAGACGTGCTCGGCAGCACACCCGCGGCCCTGATTGCCTCGGGTACCGATCTCAAGGGTCTGGGTCAGGCGTTTGATCTGCAGTCTGCGCCCGCGTCTGAAGGCATCGAATGGGTGGACGCGAAACCGCGCCAGTCTGATGGCCAGCTGAAGAGCGTGCGCGTGGGATTTCGCTCGGGTCAGTTGGCTGAGCTTCAGATCGTGGACAGCCTGGGGCAACGCTCGGTGCTGACCTTCGCTGACTGGAAGGGCAATGTGCCGCTCAAGGCCGAGCGCTTTCGCTTCCAGCCGCCCGCAGGTGCCGACGTCATCCGGCCCTGA
- a CDS encoding ABC transporter ATP-binding protein — MSETILKVANVSKRFGGLQALSDVGMEINRGQVYGLIGPNGAGKTTFFNVLTGLYTPDSGSFELAGKPYTPTAVHEVAKAGIARTFQNIRLFNEMTALENVMVGRHVRTHSGLLGAVFRTPGFKREEAEIAARAYELLEYVGIAKFADYKSRTLSYGDQRRLEIARALATDPKLIALDEPAAGMNATEKVQLRELIDQIRKDNRTILLIEHDVKLVMGLCDRVTVLDYGKQLSSGTPAEVQRDPKVIEAYLGSGGG; from the coding sequence ATGAGCGAAACCATTCTCAAAGTAGCCAACGTCTCCAAGCGATTTGGCGGTCTGCAAGCGCTGAGCGATGTGGGCATGGAAATCAATCGGGGTCAGGTTTATGGCCTGATCGGTCCCAACGGGGCGGGCAAAACCACGTTTTTCAACGTGCTCACCGGCCTCTACACCCCTGACAGTGGCTCGTTCGAGCTCGCCGGCAAGCCTTACACGCCCACGGCCGTTCACGAAGTGGCCAAGGCGGGTATCGCCCGCACCTTCCAGAACATCCGTCTCTTCAACGAGATGACCGCGTTGGAAAACGTGATGGTGGGGCGCCATGTGCGCACCCATTCGGGCCTGCTGGGCGCCGTGTTCCGCACCCCGGGTTTCAAGCGCGAAGAAGCCGAGATTGCCGCCCGTGCCTATGAGCTGCTGGAGTACGTGGGCATTGCCAAGTTCGCCGACTACAAGTCGCGCACGTTGAGTTATGGCGACCAGCGCCGTCTGGAGATCGCGCGCGCCCTGGCCACCGATCCGAAGCTGATCGCGCTGGACGAGCCCGCCGCCGGCATGAACGCCACGGAAAAGGTGCAATTGCGCGAGCTGATCGACCAGATCCGCAAAGACAACCGGACCATCTTGCTGATTGAGCACGACGTCAAGTTGGTGATGGGGCTGTGCGATCGCGTGACCGTGCTGGACTACGGCAAACAGCTGTCGTCGGGCACTCCCGCTGAGGTGCAGCGAGACCCCAAGGTGATCGAGGCTTACCTGGGCAGCGGCGGAGGCTAG
- a CDS encoding DUF2789 domain-containing protein, whose translation MQDAHHHFSDLFAQLGLPNDPQGITQFLTQHAPLAGDVRLPDAPFWSPAQAAFLTEALLLDSDWAELADQLSEALRGQETPPA comes from the coding sequence ATGCAAGACGCCCACCACCATTTCAGCGATCTCTTTGCCCAGCTGGGGCTGCCCAATGACCCACAGGGCATAACGCAGTTTCTGACGCAGCACGCCCCTCTCGCGGGCGATGTCAGGCTGCCCGACGCACCCTTCTGGTCGCCTGCGCAGGCGGCCTTCCTGACAGAAGCCCTGTTGCTGGATTCAGACTGGGCCGAGCTGGCCGATCAACTGAGCGAGGCCCTGCGTGGGCAGGAAACCCCTCCCGCCTGA
- a CDS encoding RNA-binding protein, whose amino-acid sequence MGKKLYVGNLSYSVNDSSLQQAFSEFGSVQSAKVMTDRDSGRSKGFGFVEMSSDAEAQAAISGMNGQNLDGRDAVVNEARPMEPRTGGGGGGGGGYGGGRDRY is encoded by the coding sequence ATGGGCAAGAAACTTTACGTCGGCAATCTCTCCTACTCGGTGAACGACAGCTCCCTCCAACAAGCATTCTCTGAATTTGGTTCGGTCCAGTCCGCCAAAGTCATGACCGACCGCGACAGCGGCCGTTCAAAGGGTTTCGGCTTTGTCGAAATGTCCAGCGATGCTGAAGCCCAAGCGGCCATCAGCGGCATGAACGGTCAAAACCTCGACGGCCGTGACGCTGTCGTGAATGAAGCCCGTCCAATGGAGCCACGCACCGGTGGCGGCGGCGGCGGTGGCGGTGGTTACGGCGGTGGCCGTGACCGTTACTAA
- a CDS encoding metallophosphoesterase translates to MVVALIVTLVDYLGRWSTPGFWVRNLVMHALYWSPRIAGAFLLTGLLSHSVVNQGFRRWRAAVLSVAVLIGLWSSLVEPGMVRVRETTFSGIPASTEPVRLVVISDIHWGLFFRDDQLVDLVDRLNALEVDAVMVAGDWTHEPPPDLTAGLAPLAKIRHPVFAVLGNHDVESPGPPLTGPLKAALQTHGVQLLEGRVVPWKGWELVGLDDQWGGHPQLQVKKLWPQPTSMGTSPPSVRLVLAHQPDTIALLPKGAAFLSFAGHTHGGQIWIPGLTPWVLRNTNSEQPWWNGVYQTRGGPLLVTPGIGTIGLPARLGVVPTIDVVTLQR, encoded by the coding sequence ATGGTCGTGGCCTTGATCGTGACCCTGGTGGACTATCTGGGACGCTGGTCAACGCCGGGGTTCTGGGTGCGCAACCTGGTGATGCACGCCCTGTACTGGTCGCCCCGCATTGCCGGCGCCTTCCTGCTGACGGGCCTGTTGAGCCATTCGGTGGTGAACCAGGGTTTTCGCCGCTGGCGTGCGGCTGTGTTGTCGGTGGCGGTGCTCATCGGGCTGTGGTCTTCCCTGGTCGAGCCTGGCATGGTGCGGGTGCGGGAGACCACCTTCAGCGGTATTCCTGCCAGCACCGAGCCGGTGCGTCTGGTGGTGATTTCTGATATCCACTGGGGCCTGTTTTTCAGGGATGATCAGCTGGTGGATCTGGTGGATCGCCTCAATGCGCTGGAGGTGGACGCGGTGATGGTGGCGGGCGACTGGACGCATGAGCCCCCACCCGACCTCACCGCAGGGCTGGCGCCCTTGGCTAAGATTCGACACCCGGTGTTCGCCGTGTTGGGCAACCACGATGTGGAGTCGCCCGGCCCCCCCTTGACCGGGCCTTTGAAGGCGGCGCTGCAAACCCATGGTGTGCAATTGCTGGAAGGGCGTGTGGTGCCCTGGAAGGGCTGGGAGCTGGTTGGCCTCGACGACCAATGGGGTGGCCATCCCCAGCTTCAGGTCAAAAAGCTGTGGCCGCAACCGACCAGCATGGGTACATCACCTCCCAGTGTGCGCCTGGTGCTCGCCCACCAGCCGGACACCATTGCCCTGTTGCCAAAGGGCGCGGCATTTTTGTCTTTCGCGGGCCACACCCATGGCGGTCAGATCTGGATCCCGGGGCTCACACCCTGGGTGCTGCGCAACACCAACAGCGAGCAGCCCTGGTGGAATGGGGTGTACCAGACGCGGGGCGGGCCTTTGCTGGTAACCCCTGGCATCGGGACCATTGGCTTGCCGGCACGGCTCGGTGTGGTGCCGACCATCGATGTGGTGACTTTGCAGCGTTGA